A single Ziziphus jujuba cultivar Dongzao chromosome 11, ASM3175591v1 DNA region contains:
- the LOC107432767 gene encoding glutathione hydrolase 3 isoform X2 produces MASGIGGGAFMIVRSSSNSKTEAFDSRETAPSAASENMYADNPKAKLEGALSMGVPGEIAGLHEAWLKYGRLEWRDLFQPAIKLAKDGFVVAPYLGQYLMEESEMILNDPGLRQVYAPKEKLMQVGEICYNVELGHSLEEVAELGPKAFYNGTVGEKLVKDVKEAGGILTMEDLRNYRVNVTDAMAADVMGYTIYGMPPPSSGTLGLSLVMNILDSYGNHDAAKGSLGLHRLIEAMKHMFSVRMNLGDPDFVNVNTFVSDMLSPGLAKQIREKILDNTTFPPEYYMYRWSQLRDHGTSHFCIVDTDRNAVSMTTTINYPFGGGVLSPSTGIVLNNEMGDFSIPTEMTVDGLPPAPSNFIKPFKRPLSSMTPLIVTKDNQLAGVLGGSGGMKIIPAVVQVFLNHFFLGMDPLTAVENPRVYHQLIPNVVLFENFTVFNGNHIEVSEERKLFLQERGHQLETLSRGAITQLVVQSLGNPIKIGRKSGKVSNAQIFHGTLTAVSDLRKDGKPAAI; encoded by the exons ATGGCAAGTGGGATTGGTGGTGGAGCTTTCATGATTGTTCGATCTTCATCGAACTCCAAAACTGAAGCTTTTGACTCGAGAGAAACAGCTCCTTCGGCTGCTTCAGAG AATATGTATGCCGACAATCCCAAAGCCAAGCTAGAAGGTGCACTTTCAATGGGAGTTCCTGGTGAGATAGCTGGTCTCCATGAAGCCTGGTTGAAATATGGGCGTTTGGAATGGAGGGATTTATTCCAACCTGCAATAAAACTTGCGAAAGATGGTTTCGTAGTTGCTCCTTATCTCGGACAATACTTAATGGAAGAATCAGAGATGATTTTGAATGATCCTGGTTTAAGACAAGTGTATGCACCAAAAGAGAAGTTGATGCAAGTGGGTGAAATATGCTACAATGTGGAACTTGGCCATAGTTTGGAGGAGGTTGCAGAATTGGGACCAAAAGCCTTCTATAATGGTACAGTTGGTGAAAAACTTGTTAAGGATGTGAAAGAGGCTGGTGGGATTTTGACAATGGAGGATTTAAGAAATTACAGAGTGAATGTAACTGATGCAATGGCTGCAGATGTTATGGGCTACACTATATATGGAATGCCACCTCCATCAAGTGGAACTTTGGGGCTTTCTCTG GTTATGAACATCTTGGATAGTTATGGAAATCATGATGCTGCAAAGGGAAGTCTTGGTCTGCATCGGTTGATTGAAGCAATGAAACATATGTTCTCCGTCCGAATGAACTTGGGAGACCCTGATTTTGTAAACGTTAATACTTTTGTATCTGACATGCTTTCTCCAGGTTTGGCAAAGCAAATCCGTGAAAAGATACTTGACAATACAACTTTTCCTCCAGAATACTACATGTATAG GTGGAGTCAGCTAAGAGATCACGGAACCAGCCATTTCTGCATTGTCGATACAGATCGAAATGCTGTGTCGATGACAACCACTATAAATTATCCTTTTGGTGGAGGGGTGCTTTCTCCTTCTACAGGGATTGTGCTCAACAATGAGATGGGTGACTTCTCAATTCCCACAGAGATGACAGTGGACGGTTTGCCTCCTGCTCCTTCAAATTTTATCAAACCATTCAAGAGACCTTTATCTTCCATGACCCCACTAATTGTCACAAAG GATAATCAATTAGCAGGGGTTCTTGGAGGTAGTGGTGGTATGAAGATAATCCCTGCAGTTGTCCAGGTTTTCCTTAACCATTTTTTCTTGGGAATGGACCCTTTAACTGCAGTAGAGAATCCAAGGGTCTACCACCAG CTAATTCCTAATGTGGTGTTGTTTGAAAACTTTACGGTGTTCAATGGCAATCACATTGAGGTTTCAGAGGAAAGAAAGCTTTTTTTGCAGGAGAGGGGTCATCAACTTGAAACCCTGTCAAGGGGTGCTATCACTCAGCTTGTTGTTCAAAGTCTTGGGAACCCCATTAAGATAGGCAGGAAAAGCGGAAAAGTTtctaatgcacaaatatttcaTGGTACACTCACTGCTGTAAGTGACCTTAGAAAGGACGGTAAACCTGCTGCAATTTGA
- the LOC107432767 gene encoding glutathione hydrolase 3 isoform X1, which translates to MMKQKSLEAPLLATENRKRWTRPLWFFLPFISLLIVGFVYASNTNLWIQRGGNAYNHGIKASDDENIVNSEEGVVAADDGRCSEIGASFLRQGGHAVDAAVATALCLGVVNPMASGIGGGAFMIVRSSSNSKTEAFDSRETAPSAASENMYADNPKAKLEGALSMGVPGEIAGLHEAWLKYGRLEWRDLFQPAIKLAKDGFVVAPYLGQYLMEESEMILNDPGLRQVYAPKEKLMQVGEICYNVELGHSLEEVAELGPKAFYNGTVGEKLVKDVKEAGGILTMEDLRNYRVNVTDAMAADVMGYTIYGMPPPSSGTLGLSLVMNILDSYGNHDAAKGSLGLHRLIEAMKHMFSVRMNLGDPDFVNVNTFVSDMLSPGLAKQIREKILDNTTFPPEYYMYRWSQLRDHGTSHFCIVDTDRNAVSMTTTINYPFGGGVLSPSTGIVLNNEMGDFSIPTEMTVDGLPPAPSNFIKPFKRPLSSMTPLIVTKDNQLAGVLGGSGGMKIIPAVVQVFLNHFFLGMDPLTAVENPRVYHQLIPNVVLFENFTVFNGNHIEVSEERKLFLQERGHQLETLSRGAITQLVVQSLGNPIKIGRKSGKVSNAQIFHGTLTAVSDLRKDGKPAAI; encoded by the exons ATGATGAAGCAGAAAAGCTTGGAAGCTCCGCTATTGGCCACCGAAAACAGGAAAAGATGGACAAGACCTCTGTGGTTCTTCCTTCCATTCATCAGCCTCTTAA TTGTAGGCTTTGTGTATGCAAGCAACACAAACTTATGGATACAGAGAGGAGGAAATGCATACAATCATGGGATTAAAGCCAGTGATGATGAGAATATTGTTAACTCAGAGGAAGGTGTTGTTGCAGCTGATGATGGTCGTTGTTCTGAGATTGGTGCATCATTCCTTAGGCAAGGTGGTCATGCTGTTGATGCTGCAGTTGCAACAGCTTTGTGCCTCGGCGTTGTTAATCCCATGGCAAGTGGGATTGGTGGTGGAGCTTTCATGATTGTTCGATCTTCATCGAACTCCAAAACTGAAGCTTTTGACTCGAGAGAAACAGCTCCTTCGGCTGCTTCAGAG AATATGTATGCCGACAATCCCAAAGCCAAGCTAGAAGGTGCACTTTCAATGGGAGTTCCTGGTGAGATAGCTGGTCTCCATGAAGCCTGGTTGAAATATGGGCGTTTGGAATGGAGGGATTTATTCCAACCTGCAATAAAACTTGCGAAAGATGGTTTCGTAGTTGCTCCTTATCTCGGACAATACTTAATGGAAGAATCAGAGATGATTTTGAATGATCCTGGTTTAAGACAAGTGTATGCACCAAAAGAGAAGTTGATGCAAGTGGGTGAAATATGCTACAATGTGGAACTTGGCCATAGTTTGGAGGAGGTTGCAGAATTGGGACCAAAAGCCTTCTATAATGGTACAGTTGGTGAAAAACTTGTTAAGGATGTGAAAGAGGCTGGTGGGATTTTGACAATGGAGGATTTAAGAAATTACAGAGTGAATGTAACTGATGCAATGGCTGCAGATGTTATGGGCTACACTATATATGGAATGCCACCTCCATCAAGTGGAACTTTGGGGCTTTCTCTG GTTATGAACATCTTGGATAGTTATGGAAATCATGATGCTGCAAAGGGAAGTCTTGGTCTGCATCGGTTGATTGAAGCAATGAAACATATGTTCTCCGTCCGAATGAACTTGGGAGACCCTGATTTTGTAAACGTTAATACTTTTGTATCTGACATGCTTTCTCCAGGTTTGGCAAAGCAAATCCGTGAAAAGATACTTGACAATACAACTTTTCCTCCAGAATACTACATGTATAG GTGGAGTCAGCTAAGAGATCACGGAACCAGCCATTTCTGCATTGTCGATACAGATCGAAATGCTGTGTCGATGACAACCACTATAAATTATCCTTTTGGTGGAGGGGTGCTTTCTCCTTCTACAGGGATTGTGCTCAACAATGAGATGGGTGACTTCTCAATTCCCACAGAGATGACAGTGGACGGTTTGCCTCCTGCTCCTTCAAATTTTATCAAACCATTCAAGAGACCTTTATCTTCCATGACCCCACTAATTGTCACAAAG GATAATCAATTAGCAGGGGTTCTTGGAGGTAGTGGTGGTATGAAGATAATCCCTGCAGTTGTCCAGGTTTTCCTTAACCATTTTTTCTTGGGAATGGACCCTTTAACTGCAGTAGAGAATCCAAGGGTCTACCACCAG CTAATTCCTAATGTGGTGTTGTTTGAAAACTTTACGGTGTTCAATGGCAATCACATTGAGGTTTCAGAGGAAAGAAAGCTTTTTTTGCAGGAGAGGGGTCATCAACTTGAAACCCTGTCAAGGGGTGCTATCACTCAGCTTGTTGTTCAAAGTCTTGGGAACCCCATTAAGATAGGCAGGAAAAGCGGAAAAGTTtctaatgcacaaatatttcaTGGTACACTCACTGCTGTAAGTGACCTTAGAAAGGACGGTAAACCTGCTGCAATTTGA